Sequence from the Notamacropus eugenii isolate mMacEug1 chromosome 6, mMacEug1.pri_v2, whole genome shotgun sequence genome:
CTTACCTCTGTCAACTGACAGGAAGACCACCTTAGTGAGGCAGAAGGAAGACATGCTGATGACTAGGATCCTCAAGGAAGGTGAGGTAAGTGGGAACCCTCATCTGGACAGAAGGCATCACTGAGCTCTTTCTGGATGGCTGGATTGGGTTTGTACTGGGTATGTATAGGAGGTACTGAACTAGAAGAATCCTCTTAGGGCCCTCCTGCCCTAAGGCTTTAGTGACTCCCATTCCcacccatccctccctcctcttgcCACCAGGAATTCTGACCCATATAATGTCTTGTGCAGGATATAAAGACAGAAGAGACATCATTCAACCTGAATATAATGGATGGGTTCATCTCAGAGTCTGCCAACCTGGTCCTGCTTAGGGTGATGGGCTGGCGACGGAAGGTTCCCCAAAATGCCAAATTCCTGACTTTGGATGCAGAAGGAAATCTCTGCCACTCCACTTATGTAAGTGGGCTACATAGCCTGGGAGTGAGCTGGGGGAAGGGCAGAAGAAAGGGGTTCTAGTGGACCAGGATCTGGCAGGAAAGAGAGGGGTGAGTTGTAACAGAAGTTATCCAGTGGTCCTGAGGTGCAGAGCTGTTAAGGAATAGAGCACATTGGGTCAAAGACCAAGAGATTGGAGCTGAGCACCATTCAGTGAATCCTTATCCCACCTTGGCTCCTCACTCATTGTCCTGTCTTGTGGCCACAatcaggagaaaagaagaaaagattccgACTGTTCGGGGAGGATTGAGGGACGTACAAAGAAGGGTGGTTTTGAGATAGGGTGTATGAGAAAGCGAAGGctaggaaggggagaagagggtcaAATGGAGtcttgaggaagggagaggagtgcCTGATCATGGCCTCTTTGCCTCTCCATCCCTATCTCCCTTAGGAAGCCCTGGGCTTCCAAACAATTCAACTGGGCTCAGAGCAGGCTGAAGTATTGGTGGTAGAACAGAACATGTATTCTAATGAAGACATCCCCATGACATGGCAGTACTACCTCTTACCTGATGGGTGAGCAACTTTCCTTGGTGGAATGTGGAAGTTTATGTCTGGTAAATGAGTGAGAGGGTCTGGTGGTGAATATGGAGGTAAAGGGGTGGATGTGATGACTGAGTGAAGGTGTGAATGGTGAGTATGGATGTGGGTGATGGGTGGGCTGAGTCTCAAtttcagggttggaagggacctcagaagtcaacCACCTGTACCTGAAATCTCTATatcactgaaaaatgaaaatcctGTGTTGGTCTTTACTTGAATACTTCCAGTGACAGGTTGGAACCTACCACTCCTCTGACAACCTATTTCATTTCTAGGATCATAgttatttagagctggaaaggacattagatgCCAGTttatccaactccctcattttacagaaaggaaaacaggCCCAGAGTGGCCTCTCCTCTAAATCTCTTTTTCAGGCTTAAACATCCATATTTCTTTCAATAAATCTTCATTTGGCTTGGTATATTTCCAGTCCTCTCACCATACTTGCTGGAATGGGTTCTGGATCCATTCCAATATGCCAACATCCTTACTAAAATAAGATGctcaaaactgaacataatacttcacATGTAATCTGACCAGAGGAACAATAGCGAAATAGCCTGCTTTGTTCAGGACACTCTTTCTCTCTTAATGTAGTCTAAAATTCTCATTAGCTGACTGCCTCATTCtgccaatttttttcatttaattttaattttattttttctcaattgcatgtaaacaaaaatttttaacattcattttgaaaagttttgagtttcaaattcttccctccccattccctccttgagaaggcaagcaatttgatataaattatacatatatagtcatgcaaaacatttccatattagccaaatTGTAAAACAGACCCAAAACAAAcataataaagtttaaaaagtatgctttaatctacTTTCATATGCTATCAGCTCTTTCTcacattaattattaatattgatCTTGCATTCCACTGAGACCCCGAGACCTTTGTCACTGTTGCCTCGTTTCCATGGTTGATACAGATGACAGTTGACTACAGATGGTGATAAGTGAATTGGAGAGTCAGTGGGAGGTATGAATGATCTTGAGCCTGTTTGAGTAGTCTGgggtagaagagaaggaagaattgaATATTTTCCCCTCCAGTCTTCCCCATACCCCACTTTTGCCATTCTTAGTGTCTCATACaaactctcctttccttctgccttaGGCACCTGGCCAAGAGAATCCAAGTGGGATCCCCTTTCTGCTGCATCATCAACAAGATGCCCATAATGAGGGAGGAAGGTAAATAGGGAACCACGTCAGGCAGGGGAAAAATAGCTTGGAGTTTTTCTAAGCCAAAAGTCAGGACACAAACTTGGCTTGATAAAGGTTATTCCATCTCCAAATCCATGCTAAAAGCACATTTCTTGTTCTTCAAACTGGGACCATCCTAGATAGTGTCCACATTTATGGAGTGACAGTTGTTGACCCAGGGGCTAGttggaagaggaaaaatggggaaatccTCCAAGGGCTTTCCAGAAAGGGATAGCATTCCATTCATTCCCCAAGTAAATAGTATCTGAGGCATCAGGAATTGTGGAAAGAAGAGTTTGAACCAGGCCTAGGTGTGAAATCtggttttgccacttactacccatATGACCTTGGGACAGGGACATCCTtgcctgaacctcagtttcttgatctattAACAACAATATTATCTAGTATTTATATGACATTGTGTGGTCTGCAAAGTGTTTACATGTTATCTCGTTTCACCCTCACAACAACATCAgcctgttgttcagttgtttccaattcttcatgaccccatttgaggttttcttggcaaagatactggagtgattcgctatttccttctccatctcattgcacagatgaggaaactaagataaacagagtgaagtgacttgcccaggatcactgcAGCTAGcatctgagagcagatttgaactcaggttttcctgactccaggctaggcaCTGAAGgcactatggtaccacctagctaccccttattattattcctattagctgggtggtacaatggTGATACACTGGGCcagaattcagaaagacttgagctcaaatatggcctcagacagttattagctgtgtgacctaggtaaatcttttaacctctctgtgtctcagttttgctcatctgtgaaatggggataataatagcatttaactCACAGAGTAGTTGTGAAAGTCTAGTGAGTTAACATTTGCCAACCTTACAATGCtgtgtaaatactagctatcCTCATTACCGTCATTATTATTGTTACCGGGGATCCTATAATTTGTAAATAAGCCGTTTGCActggataatctctaaggtcccttctaactttaaatctgaATGTCTTGGGGCTGCTGCTGCTTGGGGAAATGGCACACAGACCCCCAAATCGTCAAAACCTGCTGTGTAATGAGTCTCCTACATCCCCTGTTCCTGCTTCTTTCTGATTCCCATTGGGCCACACAAACTTCAGAAGGGATGTGGAAGACTGGAAGGACACTTCCAGCTTTCtgatctttccctcttcctccctccctacccagaTGAGTTTGATCCCAAACCAGTGTTTGAAAAGAAACACCTGGATTGGGAAGAGgatgtccaactctttgccatATTCCGGGACCGGAAGGTAAGAGAATCAGCCAGTCAAGATAAATGGTCCTGGTGAGGCCCCCAGAGAGAAAGGATGGATTCCAGGAACCAAGATTTCCAGAGCAGCGACGCATTGTCAACGAGTCTATGAAAACATCTGATCCTCATCCCAAGAGTGGGTTTTTAAGTGGGGGGTCGGGGGAgagtagaaccaggaggaaaGAGTTAAGGTCAGCATCAGTCAAGGGCACagaagatggggaaggggagggcacAATGTTTCCTTTAGGGGAAGGGGACTGAAGGCAAACTTTGGAGACTTCTCACTTTGTCTCTGGGTTCAAATGTAAGCTTTAATCACTTTACTgagtgacctttggcaaatcattttatttctggtGAGggtcatttcctcatctctaaaataagattGTACCAAAAAATTCCCAGGCTCTAAAATCTTCCGTTCTTATGACCTGTCCAGGAAGAGCTCCAAGCCAGCCATACCACTTACATGCGGCATCACCCAGAGGCCCAGAACCTCATCTCTGACTTTTTACTCTTCCTGTTGCTCCGCCAGCCTTCCAATGTGGTAACTTTTGCCGCTGAGTATTTTGGTCCCTTTGCCCGGGGCCGGCGCCCACCACCCCCCTTCCGGTCCTCCAACCGACCCAGCCCCTTCCGAAGCCATCACTATGTCCCGATCTCGAACCCTTTGCTAGAGGACATGCCAGAGCCGTCATCAGAGGACAAAACTGAAGAGTCTTCCTCGTAGTCAAGGAGAGTCTAGTCTTCAGTAGTCTAGTCACAAGGGAGGTAGCTAAATACCTTCAGGCCAAATTCCCTGGTGGCCAGAAGGATTGATGGAGCTCTGGGGCCTGGGAACtcaagaaagggaggggggaagcagGGCCAGACTTAGCTGATATTTCCTCTAATATCATGCCACACTAGGAAACTTAAATAAGAATAAACAAGGGACTCTTGACCTCTCCCTGACTTTTAATGCTCTGTGCTATTTTTTGTGTCTTTGGCATGGGAAaccagtgtggtgtagtggaaggaATACTGGTTTTGGTGTCAGAGGACATAATGTTTGAAACCTGTCACGTAATACCTCAAACAAGTCACTTCTCACTTTGGACCTCAacttcctcccctgtaaaatgaaaatattggagtaaatgacatctaaggtctctttcagttccacGTCTTATAATCCTATGAATTCTTTGAGTCTCCCATCACATTAACATCACAGAATTCACCCACAGACAGGTGTAGCTGCTGCCTTAGCCATCCCTGTGAAAAGAATTACTAGCCTCCTATCTGGTCTCTACCCCCTTAGTGATGATTCAAAGTACTAGAGAGTTCaacccagaaagaagaaaaaaatgcacagatTTACTGAAATTTCTTTTAGGCTTGATGTCTGTTTCCCTTAAGCCCTAGGCATgatttaggttcagggttatgTGTATGTGATCACATCTGTGTATGTGATGGTTGCTATCACTTAATCTGGAATGCAAAGTTTGGGATATGGAGAAAAGTGATTTCCCCTTAGTTATTATTTCTGAAATTCGGGTCTGCCACCAGGGGAAATGTGAAACCTGGTAAATAGGACCCATTCATTCAATAgttatttgttaagtacctacaatgtgcaaagttctgagagggatggGGAATGGGAGGAACCAAAAGTTACAGTCTTGTCCTTATAGCAGGTTACAATGCCTAGTCTTCTTGTATGGCTCTACTGATGCATTCCTTAGGCCTGCAATAAGACAACATGTCACTGTACTAATTATCCAGCAAGGGAATGCTATATCTGGGTCACCTCTCAATGGTTTCCTGTGCTGCCTTGGGACAGACTTCTTAAAAGGCTGAAATATCCCTACTGGCCACTAGGGGGTAGCGATCATGAAGATACTTCTACTGCTCCCCTGCAGCGAAGCCAGTGATCCCTTCTCTCAGTTCACAATGCTTCACATTCACAAATTCAAAGAAAGACTATGAGGCAGCTAGGGTgcccttggagttaggaagagcagagttcaaatccaacctcagacattcactGGGTATGCGactctaggtaaatcacttaatctccctcagcctcagttttctcatctgtgaaaaagGAATACTAATTCCTCAAagacttgttgtgaggatcaaatgtaaacaTGTAGAATGTTATGAAAACctcaaaacaaaatatgaatgatAGTTTATTGAACATACAAACACTCCTTTATGGAGACATCTATCTCCAGTCAAGTCCTGAACCTCCTCCAGCTCCCACACCCAGATTTTCAGATgtgagggatacaaagatgatGGTGGGTAGTGATGGAGGTGGCAAATTTATGGCCTCATACAGCTGCAACCTGAGGGAAAAAATCAGAGGGGCCTTCTGCAACCCATCTCAGGATCTTGACATATAAGAAAGACAAAGTGATAATCAAAGAAAACAGTCTCCCCCTCCCTGCTTACCTCTTCATCAATTTGGACTGAGAAAATCCAATAATTGAAGCAActatggattctttctctttgagGCTGTCACCTCCAGCCCTACTCCAGGATTAAGATTAGTCACAGCTCTGACTTCCCCAGCTACTGCCTCCTCTACCTTGTGGAAACCCAGAAGTAATAACAATGAGAATTAGAATTAATattgcccggcacatagtaggtaaatgataaatttttattaattgattaacaATAGCAAACAGTTATAGAgagctttgaagtttgcaaagcattgcaCATGTTAATCTCATTTGATATATCTGAATATACAAGGGCAGAAAGAGGAAACCAACTCTGGCTAGACATGGAAGATCAAATTCCCCCTATTCTTACCAGGTGATTTTCCAGTCTTAGAGTGCCCTTGAAACAGAACTGTTTCGCTGCATCCCCATCCCATCAaccattaagtgcctactatatgtcaggcactgtgctaagttctagaaatacaaaaaagaggccaaagacaccctctcccttcaaggaacttagaatctGAAGAGAGCAGAGTAGTTTCGTTTCCATGGGGGTGTCTTATAAATTCTGTTCCATCTGTCTCCCACTGTGGACACTTCCTAAGCTCTTGACTTACTGGTACTACCACCACCCCAAACCCCccacaaagacaaaaaggcattaataaacactttttatgatagcaaaggattggaaacaaagtagatgcccattgaaaGGCTAAACAacttgtggtacatgaatgtaatggaaaacaacAGATCTGTAAGAGAACAAATATGatggaaaaaagatggaaagatttacaggatctgatgccaagtgaaataagcagagtcaagaaaaccatATACTGACAACTATAGTGTAAATAGGAAGAAGgataataaaagaatgaaaaagtgaatattgcagaattacaaagaacaaggaAGAGCTATGAAAGGATACCCTCCACCCACCCCTTTGCAGAAAAGGAGGTTCACAGGTGTGGTGCagtgcacatattttcagattttttttgatgCATTCCTGTTTTGccgtttttattttttttaatattatttgttatatggaataCTTTcctggagagagagggaaaggaatacTGGTAGAAATTTAGGTGATGGAAGAAAacaacatcaataaaaatttgttttaaaaaaggcaGTCTAGAGGAACTAGACAAACACAAATATCCACGTGTACTTCTACCTTGAACCTCTCCTCCTGCCCCCACCCTACTTCTCTCCTGATTCCATTTCggaatgtacatacacatacacacctgaAATCTTTTCTTGTACATGTATGTGACATGTATGACAATATCTACCATATGTCAGAATGAGTGGTACAAACTAAGTATTCCAAGAGGTCAGAGGATGGTGGGATCGCTTCTGCTTCGGGAtaggtttttggtttttctttttggtagGAGGTAagaagaggaatgaaagaagatTTCTGGGAAGTGGTATTGGAACTAGGCTTTGGAAAAGAGAATATTTCTATAGATGGGGATGAGAAGAGGAACAAGTCCATCTAGACTGGAAGGCACAGGGTTTCTATTGGAAGAATAATAGTCTCTTTTCTAGGGTGGATAGTTGAAAAAGGAGTATCACAGAACCTCCTACTTActcaataaacttaaaaaaaaaaaagactattacAGGAGAGAAAAGGTTCTAATCCAGCCTACTGGCTGTGTCGGCAGAGGTGGTTAGAGTGGTaagaggtgtgtgtgtttgtccttcattgctgaagaagactatgccattaaagaaatgatgacatgacatgcacttgactttgttttgagtgagggagggctgtgtaggtcaccagcctcatttgtcctccagagctatctgaatccagttaccagatattcatcaggatgactggagatgacccaggatgaggcaattggggttaagtgacttgcccaaggtcacacagctaatgagtgtcaagtgtctgaggggagatttgaactcaggtccttccgactcctgcattggtgctctatccatggcaccacctagctgccccagagtggtaaaaagacctaagttcaaatccagcctcacacattcactagctatgcgaccctgggcaaatcacttaatctctcttaccttcactttcctcatttataaaatgagagtagtAATTGAACCTAAGCCCCCTTCCCTCCGAATTTTTGTgcagataaaatgagacaatatttgaaaagcactttgaaacTTTAAGgccttatataaa
This genomic interval carries:
- the CATIP gene encoding ciliogenesis-associated TTC17-interacting protein isoform X2, which translates into the protein MMSEDNQILGEYSLEIKQAYYYNFEGDITLSVLVHATNRGQLEEIPCGTSISGYVSWNLETYEQHHHEFIKFLPLSTDRKTTLVRQKEDMLMTRILKEGEDIKTEETSFNLNIMDGFISESANLVLLRVMGWRRKVPQNAKFLTLDAEGNLCHSTYEALGFQTIQLGSEQAEVLVVEQNMYSNEDIPMTWQYYLLPDGHLAKRIQVGSPFCCIINKMPIMREEDEFDPKPVFEKKHLDWEEDVQLFAIFRDRKEELQASHTTYMRHHPEAQNLISDFLLFLLLRQPSNVVTFAAEYFGPFARGRRPPPPFRSSNRPSPFRSHHYVPISNPLLEDMPEPSSEDKTEESSS
- the CATIP gene encoding ciliogenesis-associated TTC17-interacting protein isoform X1, which gives rise to MPGKGAKTPEPEVPEEPPPPPPEANSEALEFLATISKEEIQLLYFSETLNMMSEDNQILGEYSLEIKQAYYYNFEGDITLSVLVHATNRGQLEEIPCGTSISGYVSWNLETYEQHHHEFIKFLPLSTDRKTTLVRQKEDMLMTRILKEGEDIKTEETSFNLNIMDGFISESANLVLLRVMGWRRKVPQNAKFLTLDAEGNLCHSTYEALGFQTIQLGSEQAEVLVVEQNMYSNEDIPMTWQYYLLPDGHLAKRIQVGSPFCCIINKMPIMREEDEFDPKPVFEKKHLDWEEDVQLFAIFRDRKEELQASHTTYMRHHPEAQNLISDFLLFLLLRQPSNVVTFAAEYFGPFARGRRPPPPFRSSNRPSPFRSHHYVPISNPLLEDMPEPSSEDKTEESSS